From one Nocardioides scoriae genomic stretch:
- a CDS encoding putative quinol monooxygenase, with amino-acid sequence MSTPTDDNRDLLTVIAYMRAAEGKTEELKAALEALIEPTSQEDGYVNYDLHQGVEDPSFFTFYENWHSGEHLDAHLAAPHLVDFASRMGDLLDADGLTVNRVRRIA; translated from the coding sequence GTGAGCACACCCACCGACGACAACCGCGACCTGCTGACCGTCATCGCCTACATGCGGGCTGCGGAGGGGAAGACCGAGGAGCTCAAGGCCGCGCTGGAGGCGCTGATCGAGCCGACCAGCCAGGAGGACGGCTACGTCAACTACGACCTGCACCAGGGCGTGGAGGACCCGAGCTTCTTCACCTTCTACGAGAACTGGCACTCCGGGGAGCACCTCGACGCCCACCTCGCCGCACCGCACCTGGTCGACTTCGCGAGCCGAATGGGCGACCTGCTCGACGCCGACGGCCTGACCGTCAACCGGGTCCGCCGCATCGCCTGA
- a CDS encoding DUF3500 domain-containing protein: MNPRHQIADEMAEAASAWLGSLAEDQRTAAHGAGPSYDAPEDAERRRWFYTPTDHGGLTVHDQRPAQQRAAMRLVATGLSMAGYVTVATTMGLENVLDRVEGFTTRFDRERGRDPGLYYLRVFGEPGGERPWGWRFGGHHVSLNNLVVGGELVSTTPCFMGADPASSPLLGGALNRPLARVEDLGRELVRSLPPELAAQAVLLGTAPSDFVTANRTVVSEGDQVIPLAGIWRDERFPDDDEQAKLQALSDRIDEAAAYTPEDHRAVEYTQAPKGVAGHLLDASQRELLHALLGTYLDRVPEGISPLPSYDDRALDAVHFAWAGPTAPGEPHYYRLQGPRLLVEWDNTQRGANHAHSVWRDPEADFGLDVLARHRTQHH, translated from the coding sequence ATGAATCCCCGTCACCAGATCGCCGACGAGATGGCCGAGGCCGCGAGTGCCTGGCTCGGGTCCCTGGCCGAGGACCAGCGGACCGCGGCCCACGGCGCCGGACCGTCGTACGACGCCCCGGAGGACGCCGAGCGGCGCCGCTGGTTCTACACCCCCACCGACCACGGCGGCCTCACCGTCCACGACCAGCGGCCCGCCCAGCAGCGGGCGGCGATGCGCCTGGTGGCGACCGGCCTGTCGATGGCCGGCTACGTCACGGTCGCCACCACGATGGGCCTGGAGAACGTGCTCGACCGGGTCGAGGGCTTCACGACCCGCTTCGACCGCGAGCGGGGACGCGACCCGGGGCTCTACTACCTGCGCGTGTTCGGCGAGCCCGGCGGCGAGCGGCCGTGGGGCTGGCGCTTCGGCGGCCACCACGTCTCGCTCAACAACCTGGTCGTCGGCGGCGAGCTGGTCTCGACGACGCCGTGCTTCATGGGCGCCGACCCGGCGTCCTCGCCCCTGCTCGGCGGGGCCCTGAACCGGCCGCTGGCCCGCGTGGAGGACCTCGGCCGCGAGCTGGTGCGCTCGCTCCCGCCCGAGCTGGCCGCCCAGGCGGTGCTGCTCGGCACGGCGCCCTCGGACTTCGTCACCGCCAACCGCACGGTCGTCTCCGAGGGCGACCAGGTGATCCCGCTGGCCGGCATCTGGCGCGACGAGCGCTTCCCCGACGACGACGAGCAGGCCAAGCTGCAGGCGCTCAGCGACCGCATCGACGAGGCCGCGGCGTACACCCCCGAGGACCACCGGGCGGTGGAGTACACCCAGGCCCCCAAGGGGGTGGCCGGCCACCTGCTCGACGCCTCGCAGCGCGAGCTGCTGCACGCCCTGCTCGGCACCTACCTCGACCGGGTGCCCGAGGGGATCTCGCCGCTGCCGTCGTACGACGACCGCGCGCTGGACGCCGTCCACTTCGCGTGGGCGGGACCGACGGCGCCGGGGGAGCCGCACTACTACCGGCTGCAGGGGCCGCGCCTGCTCGTCGAGTGGGACAACACCCAGCGCGGGGCCAACCACGCGCACTCGGTGTGGCGCGACCCGGAGGCCGACTTCGGCCTCGACGTGCTCGCGCGGCACCGCACGCAGCACCACTGA
- a CDS encoding nucleoside deaminase, producing MSEHTPSARHTQRAVDLALSNVGAGGKPFACVVVERATGEVVHEATNQVAQSGDVSAHAEITAIRELAAGGRTSLEGCDVYVTAYPCPMCLGALYYAAPEAVHFAATREQEGEHYEDGGRYMTLATFYDEVAAPVDRQRLPLAQVGVDDPTEPFRRWTERHVD from the coding sequence ATGAGCGAGCACACCCCCTCGGCCCGGCACACCCAGCGGGCCGTCGACCTGGCCCTGTCCAACGTCGGGGCCGGCGGCAAGCCGTTCGCCTGCGTGGTCGTCGAGCGAGCCACCGGCGAGGTCGTCCACGAGGCCACCAACCAGGTCGCGCAGAGCGGCGACGTGTCGGCCCACGCCGAGATCACGGCGATCCGCGAGCTGGCCGCCGGTGGTCGCACCAGCCTCGAGGGCTGCGACGTCTACGTCACGGCCTACCCCTGTCCGATGTGCCTCGGCGCGCTCTACTACGCCGCGCCGGAGGCGGTCCACTTCGCCGCGACCCGCGAGCAGGAGGGCGAGCACTACGAGGACGGCGGCCGCTACATGACGCTGGCGACCTTCTACGACGAGGTCGCGGCGCCGGTGGACCGGCAGCGGTTGCCGCTGGCCCAGGTCGGGGTGGACGACCCGACCGAGCCGTTCCGCCGCTGGACCGAGCGGCACGTGGACTGA